A section of the Centropristis striata isolate RG_2023a ecotype Rhode Island chromosome 7, C.striata_1.0, whole genome shotgun sequence genome encodes:
- the adgra2 gene encoding adhesion G protein-coupled receptor A2 — protein sequence MTGGGGAAEVRSSRRTMFAPGVGIPLLPGRLVLMLLLLSASGPRLSQACPGLLASTSGCSCTDDRSKVPGAQTLGRRVSCSKEELTEPPDASLLPNRTVTLILSYNKIRVLRNGSFFGLYALDKLDLKHNLISTIMPGAFQGLSDLRKLDLSNNRIGCLTAEMFQGLTNLTKLNLSGNIVSTMDPGVFQELPSLKLVNFNSDYLSCDCGLRWVPGFFRGSPARLGEETLCAYPRSLRGQPLRGLRDSQLSCDGPLELHTLSLLPSQRQVVFKGDRLPFHCTAALVDKLTTLHWRHNGQLVTSDPEMGVQLENSVLHDCTFITSELILFNVHLEARGEWECVVSTGRGNTSRSVEIVVLENSASFCPEDKVVNNRGEFRWPRTLAGITSHQYCLQLRYPSLSVEGGIEQKKASRYCDHSGNWHDGDYSDCHYTNGITRVLHTFILRPINASNAVTLAHQVRTYTLEAAGFTDSVDVLYVAQMMEKFMEYVRQLRDLSEVLVEMGSNLMQVDDQILALAQREKRACSSIVHSLETLAWPQLHGHAQDFSMVSRNIVMEAHFIRPAHFTGITCTAYQRREVSTGSLAMETSESAHEQQLRFRCSTGSHNTSLKNFPLKNSVALASVTLPASLFPPDAPADCKLQFVAFRTGSFFPLSGNSSNTGEHSRRRSVNTPVIFVGLDGCDMWNHSEPIWVSLRHLSPGSDAVAAQWSLKALEKQGSWSQEGCELVHSDSSTSTMRCSLLSNYAVLQEVPDFPNSTPISVRVLHPVVYACTAVLLLCLFTIIITHILHHSSIHISRKSWHTLLNTCFHIAMTTAIYAGGISLTSYPVVCQAVGIALHYSSLSTLLWIGVSARVLYKEAVWRMPRQPEGESPAPPTQRPMLRFYLIAGGVPLIICGITAAVNVNNYGDNSPYCWLVWRPSLGSFFVPAGLVVLVTWIYFLCTVFRLRHRVGKECTGTTLSSPVTESQPALAGSTSLLSTDSAAGPLTPVVVPEDQYSLKTQFLVLVATHFLFVVLWCCGAMAVWLTAWLTSFLFSCLYGTAASGLGAFLVVHHCVRRLDVQASWLACCPGYRRSHPMSTYTHTCTTGSGVQTSEQGSQLFINCHPPGDSHNSSSARSSSTPSGISSVGPGPCKLTNLLQVAQDNSNNASRAPAGNHTSTSTDNTTKPTNNVLPTINSAAPVHPQRRKVSSRTKQGSSHYHHRGEGRGHYRLKALRTAGGGGSLGALGPTGLEHLSSAHVAHKQATSENGSIHHSLSENQASPLTNGKRVGESVATSPSEGSDGGSSGSRKPFPLLPSMATRAAMHGAQRRCASKDNLKLAAAVERDTKRCSYPLNSVTTTVPGAAASNGTLKNSVLELEQDMSGTDQSQSSVGMKSGLWKSETTV from the exons gaTACTGAGCTACAACAAAATCAGAGTTCTGAGAAACGGCTCCTTCTTTGGACTTTACGCTCTGGATAAACT GGACCTCAAGCACAACTTAATCAGCACCATCATGCCTGGAGCCTTCCAGGGCCTGTCTGATCTTCGGAAACT AGATCTATCCAACAACCGCATTGGCTGCCTGACTGCAGAAATGTTCCAGGGGTTGACCAATCTCACTAAACT GAACCTCTCTGGAAACATCGTATCAACCATGGATCCAGGAGTGTTTCAGGAGCTGCCGTCACTTAAGCTAGT GAACTTCAACTCAGACTACCTGTCATGTGACTGCGGGTTACGTTGGGTCCCTGGATTCTTTCGTGGCAGTCCAGCCCGTTTGGGGGAAGAAACCCTGTGTGCCTACCCCCGGAGCCTGAGGGGACAGCCCCTGCGTGGACTAAGGGATAGCCAGCTGAGCTGTG ACGGTCCTCTGGAGCTGCACACCTTGTCGCTGCTGCCGTCCCAGCGTCAGGTGGTCTTCAAAGGCGACCGGCTCCCCTTCCATTGCACCGCTGCCTTGGTCGACAAGCTCACCACCTTACACTGGCGTCACAATGGTCAGCTGGTGACCTCCGACCCCGAGATGGGCGTCCAGCTGGAGAACAGCGTGCTGCACGACTGCACCTTCATCACCAG TGAGCTTATTCTATTCAACGTGCATTTGGAGGCCAGGGGAGAGTGGGAGTGTGTGGTTTCTACTGGGCGGGGCAACACGTCTCGCAGTGTTGAAATAGTGGTGCTGGAGAACAGTGCCTCCTTCTGTCCAGAGGATAAAGTTGTCAACAACCGTGGGGAGTTCAG GTGGCCCAGGACTCTGGCAGGCATCACCTCACATCAGTACTGCCTGCAGCTGCGGTACCCCTCCCTGTCTGTGGAGGGAGGTATTGAGCAGAAGAAAGCCTCTCGGTACTGTGACCATTCTGGAAACTGGCATGACGGTGACTATTCAGACTGTCACTACACGAATGGCATCACTCGTGTCCTGCATACCTTCATCCTG AGGCCCATCAATGCTTCCAATGCTGTCACTTTGGCACACCAGGTGCGCACATACACCCTGGAGGCTGCCGGTTTCACCGACTCGGTGGATGTGTTGTATGTGGCGCAAATGATGGAGAAGTTTATGGAATATGTCAGACAGCTGCGAGAT ttGTCAGAGGTGTTGGTGGAGATGGGCAGTAACCTGATGCAGGTGGACGACCAGATCCTTGCTCTGGcccagagagagaagagagcgtGCAGCTCCATAGTGCACTCTCTAGAGACACTGGCCTGGCCTCAGCTACACGGCCATGCTCAGGACTTCTCCATG GTGTCAAGGAACATTGTGATGGAGGCCCACTTCATTCGGCCAGCCCACTTCACCGGAATAACCTGCACTGCATATCAGCGTCGCGAGGTCTCAACGGGCAGCTTGGCAATGGAAACATCAGAGTCAGCTCATGAACAGCAACTTCGATTTCGCTGCAGCACCGGCTCCCATAACACCTCCCTCAAGAATTTCCCCCTAAAG aattCAGTAGCCCTGGCCTCTGTGACTCTCCCAGCTTCTCTTTTTCCTCCGGATGCTCCTGCAGACTGTAAGCTGCAGTTCGTAGCCTTCAGAACCGGCAGCTTTTTTCCTCTGTCTGGTAACTCAAGCAACACTGGGGAGCACTCTCGCAGACGTAGTGTCAACACTCCTGTCATCTTTGTTGGCCTAG ACGGCTGCGATATGTGGAACCACTCGGAGCCCATCTGGGTGTCGCTGCGCCACTTGTCCCCTGGTTCTGATGCTGTGGCAGCCCAGTGGAGTCTGAAGGCTCTGGAGAAACAGGGAAGCTGGAGCCAGGAGGGCTGTGAGCTGgtccacagtgacagcagcaccTCCACCATGCGTTGCTCTCTGCTTAGCAACTACGCCGTGCTGCAG gaGGTGCCTGACTTCCCCAACTCCACACCCATCTCTGTCAGGGTGCTCCACCCTGTGGTCTATGCCTGCACTGCAGTGCTCCTGCTGTGCCtcttcaccatcatcatcacacacATACTCCACCACAG TTCTATTCACATATCAAGAAAAAGCTGGCACACATTACTGAATACCTGCTTCCATATCGCTATGACGACAGCCATCTATGCAGGAGGCATTAGCCTGACCAGCTACCCAGTGGTTTGTCAAGCG GTGGGCATCGCCCTGCACTACTCCTCTCTGTCAACTCTGCTGTGGATCGGAGTCAGTGCCCGGGTCCTCTACAAAGAGGCTGTGTGGAGAATGCCTCGGCAACCAGAGGGAGAGTCTCCTGCTCCACCTACTCAGCGACCTATGCTCAG GTTCTACTTGATAGCAGGTGGAGTTCCTCTTATCATTTGTGGGATCACTGCAGCTGTCAATGTCAACAACTATGGAGACAACAGCCCTTA CTGCTGGCTGGTATGGCGCCCTAGTCTGGGGTCCTTCTTTGTCCCTGCTGGACTGGTGGTGCTGGTGACCTGGATCTATTTCCTGTGCACTGTGTTTCGCCTGAGGCACCGTGTGGGTAAAGAATGCACAGGAACCACGCTGTCCTCTCCTGTGACCGAGAGCCAGCCTGCACTGGCAGGAAGCACCAGCCTCCTCTCCACAGACTCAGCAGCAGGACCTTTAACCCCTGTTGTGGTGCCAGAGGACCAGTACTCACTGAAGACACAGTTCTTGGTGCTGGTGGCAACCCACTTCCTGTTTGTGGTTCTGTGGTGTTGTGGAGCCATGGCAGTGTGGCTGACAGCCTGGCTCACTAGCTTCTTGTTTAGCTGTCTCTATGGGACGGCTGCCTCAGGTCTGGGGGCGTTTCTGGTGGTGCACCACTGCGTTCGACGTCTGGACGTGCAGGCCTCTTGGCTGGCATGTTGCCCAGGCTATCGCCGCTCCCATCCTATGTCTACTTACACGCACACCTGCACTACCGGGAGTGGAGTGCAGACCTCTGAGCAGGGATCACAACTTTTCATCAACTGCCATCCACCAGGCGACTCTCATAACTCCTCATCAGCTCGGTCATCGTCCACGCCAAGTGGAATCAGCAGCGTGGGTCCCGGCCCCTGCAAGCTCACCAACCTGCTACAGGTGGCACAAGACAATTCAAACAATGCATCACGTGCCCCTGCGGGCAACCACACCAGCACCAGTACTGACAACACCACCAAGCCAACAAACAATGTTCTGCCCACCATTAACTCTGCAGCCCCAGTGCATCCCCAGAGAAGGAAAGTGAGTAGCAGAACTAAACAAGGAAGCAGCCATTATCACCATCGGGGTGAGGGCAGGGGTCACTATCGTCTCAAAGCCCTAAGGACTGCTGGAGGTGGGGGCAGCTTGGGAGCTTTAGGACCCACTGGTTTAGAGCACCTCAGCTCTGCACATGTGGCTCACAAACAGGCCACGAGTGAGAATGGCAGCATCCACCACAGCCTTTCAGAGAATCAGGCCAGCCCGCTCACCAACGGGAAGCGCGTTGGAGAGTCTGTGGCGACCAGCCCCTCAGAGGGAAGCGACGGGGGCAGCAGCGGGAGTCGCAAACCCTTCCCCCTGCTGCCTTCTATGGCCACTAGAGCGGCCATGCACGGAGCTCAGAGACGATGCGCCAGCAAAGACAATCTGAAACTGGCTGCCGCTGTGGAGCGAGACACTAAGCGCTGCTCCTACCCTTTGAACAGTGTCACCACCACTGTGCCTGGGGCCGCTGCCTCAAATGGCACCCTCAAAAACTCAgtgctggagctggagcaggaCATGAGTGGCACAGACCAATCCCAGAGCTCCGTTGGAATGAAGAGTGGTTTGTGGAAAAGCGAAACCACAGTGTAA